The Faecalibacter sp. LW9 genome has a segment encoding these proteins:
- a CDS encoding TonB-dependent receptor yields MKLLFVGAFALTATLSFGQVTEPIDSTSINNEEHVSLSETLIVGKGVIDLVEDRKTPVAVSTITKEAIQDKASGNVDFPEIFTTTPSVYVADQSSGFGDSKMFLRGFSSQNTAYLLNGQPINGMEDGNLYWSNWSAMTEVANAVQVQRGLGSSKLAISSVGGTVNMVTRATEKKQGGYVRYNVGNDSYMSATVAYNTGMKGKWGASILFNHWQAHRSYAMGTSGSGQAYFVSVGYKPNERHQFNFMIFGAPQEHGQNYSTKSESQWATAEQFGYGKKYNNQYGYLNGEGKNLRTNYYHKPVANLNWDWTINENASLSTVLYASAGTGGGTGGQGQTSANQINGMINFDNFSVINAQQADGIGGYFHSPTNSNPYRTQSKGAAIRTSVNNHFWYGGVTNFNYDTKTGWQFNVGADLRMYKGYHFQQMNNLFGLTTWQDYTKINGTNVLGPIKQVTETFSTNPWSALFNSADKSQRTGRDYRENINYQGVFGQVEYSTGKLSVFAQGAISNQFYQKFDTWNYGGVETASEKVNKTGWNIKGGAAFQINEENTVFANAGRYSRQPFLDNVFEYNKVELRKPSIDNEEITGFEIGYKYETRNLRVNVNAYHTTWGNRFLGISGTVRGVNDAGEVTQLPIYTSYTDVTQVHKGIEVDFDAKISRAFGMYGFLSVGDWKYDGETPFETMYTDTNEVIESGKVDLSGSYIGEAAQVTFGLGTKVNFTRNLYWDVDFMYNGAIYGQVNPEQVIAAAEQGEVYQAQKISPFVRANTGLTYQFKIGSQKIKFRGNVRNLFNDQYVSKIDRNGVGYAIGRTWTAGVTYNF; encoded by the coding sequence ATGAAGCTTTTATTCGTAGGAGCTTTTGCTTTAACAGCAACATTATCATTTGGTCAGGTAACTGAGCCAATTGACTCAACTTCAATCAACAACGAAGAACATGTATCTTTATCAGAAACTTTAATCGTTGGTAAAGGGGTAATCGACTTAGTAGAAGATCGTAAAACTCCAGTAGCGGTTTCTACAATTACTAAAGAAGCTATTCAAGATAAAGCTTCAGGTAACGTAGATTTCCCAGAAATTTTCACAACTACACCATCAGTTTACGTAGCGGACCAATCTTCAGGATTTGGAGATTCTAAAATGTTCTTACGTGGATTTAGCAGCCAAAATACAGCTTACTTATTAAATGGACAACCAATTAATGGTATGGAAGACGGTAACTTATACTGGTCGAACTGGTCTGCGATGACAGAGGTAGCGAATGCTGTACAGGTGCAACGTGGTTTAGGATCTTCTAAATTAGCAATTTCTTCAGTAGGTGGAACTGTAAATATGGTAACGCGTGCTACTGAGAAAAAGCAAGGAGGATATGTAAGATATAATGTTGGTAACGATAGCTATATGTCAGCTACTGTTGCGTACAATACAGGTATGAAAGGGAAATGGGGAGCTTCGATCTTATTCAACCACTGGCAAGCACATAGAAGTTATGCTATGGGTACTAGTGGTTCTGGACAAGCTTACTTTGTTTCTGTTGGATACAAACCAAACGAGCGTCACCAATTCAACTTTATGATTTTTGGTGCTCCTCAAGAACATGGACAAAACTATTCAACAAAGAGCGAATCTCAATGGGCAACAGCTGAGCAATTCGGTTACGGTAAAAAATATAATAATCAATATGGTTATTTAAATGGAGAAGGTAAAAATTTAAGAACGAACTATTATCACAAACCTGTAGCAAACTTAAACTGGGATTGGACAATTAATGAAAATGCGTCTTTATCTACAGTATTATATGCTTCTGCTGGTACAGGAGGTGGTACAGGTGGTCAAGGGCAGACATCTGCTAACCAAATTAATGGAATGATTAATTTTGATAACTTCTCTGTTATTAATGCTCAGCAAGCTGATGGTATTGGAGGATATTTTCACTCTCCAACTAATTCAAATCCTTATAGAACTCAAAGTAAAGGGGCTGCAATCAGAACATCAGTGAACAACCACTTCTGGTACGGAGGTGTAACAAACTTCAACTACGATACAAAAACAGGGTGGCAATTTAATGTTGGTGCAGATTTACGTATGTACAAGGGGTATCATTTCCAACAAATGAATAATTTATTTGGATTAACTACTTGGCAAGATTATACTAAAATTAATGGGACTAATGTATTAGGTCCAATAAAACAAGTTACTGAAACTTTCAGTACTAACCCATGGTCTGCATTATTCAATTCAGCTGATAAATCTCAAAGAACAGGAAGAGATTACCGTGAGAATATTAATTATCAAGGAGTTTTTGGACAAGTTGAGTATTCAACTGGAAAATTATCTGTTTTTGCACAAGGAGCAATTTCAAACCAATTCTACCAAAAGTTTGATACTTGGAATTATGGAGGAGTAGAAACTGCATCTGAGAAAGTAAATAAAACAGGATGGAACATTAAAGGGGGTGCTGCATTCCAAATCAATGAAGAAAATACTGTTTTCGCGAATGCAGGTCGTTACTCACGTCAACCATTTTTAGATAATGTATTTGAATATAATAAAGTAGAATTGCGTAAGCCAAGCATCGATAACGAAGAGATTACAGGTTTCGAAATTGGATACAAATATGAGACACGTAACTTAAGAGTTAATGTGAATGCATACCACACAACTTGGGGGAACAGATTCTTAGGAATTTCTGGAACTGTTAGAGGTGTTAATGATGCAGGAGAAGTTACACAATTACCAATTTATACTTCTTATACAGATGTTACACAAGTACATAAAGGAATCGAGGTTGATTTTGATGCTAAAATCTCTAGAGCATTTGGTATGTATGGTTTCTTATCTGTAGGTGATTGGAAATATGATGGAGAAACACCATTTGAAACAATGTATACTGATACAAATGAAGTAATCGAAAGTGGTAAGGTAGATTTATCAGGATCATACATCGGAGAAGCTGCTCAAGTAACTTTCGGATTAGGTACTAAAGTTAACTTTACAAGAAACTTATACTGGGATGTAGATTTCATGTACAATGGAGCGATCTACGGACAAGTAAATCCAGAGCAAGTTATTGCTGCTGCTGAGCAAGGTGAAGTTTACCAAGCTCAAAAAATTAGCCCATTCGTAAGAGCAAATACAGGGTTAACTTACCAATTCAAAATTGGATCTCAAAAGATCAAATTTAGAGGTAATGTTAGAAACTTATTCAATGACCAATACGTGTCTAAAATCGACCGTAACGGAGTTGGATATGCAATCGGTAGAACGTGGACTGCTGGTGTAACGTATAATTTCTAA
- a CDS encoding TonB-dependent receptor: MKLLFVGAFALTASLSFAQVTEPTDSVKVTPIDSLAVEEVLADDVSLGETLIVGKGVIDLQDDRKTPIAATTIKKEALENKVGAADITQAFVNTPSVYVAGQSGGFGESRIVTRGFDQSNTAFLFNGQPINGMDNGSLYWSNWSGLSDIASAVQIQRGLGSSKLAISSVGGTYNFVTKATDKKQGGFFSAGIANDHYYKSTIAYNTGLINNKFGVSVMLTHWQGNGYNDATQGEGQNYFISLGYKPARKHTLNFILTGGPQWHDQNSSNKISDLLKYGRKYNRNWGMLNGEEYNVRRNYYHKPVANLNWDWDISSKTSLSTVLYASWGRGGGSSSITTGKDKNDATKPYGILGNTEPNGLLNLQQVYDRQSEQGGEALDRVVSSINNHQWFGMVSNLNHKINNNFSFNVGFDLRTYEGQHQRQANSFLGADYITETADKQNPSYQVDQTFSQSPWKALNKFAKSYEDRIGWYYKQRINYGGLFGQFEYSGDRFTAFVQGSVSEQSNQRIDYFNYTAGNEKSEKVTNFGYNIKGGASFRISENHQVFANAGYYSRQPYQNNIFMNYKNDVNPFAKNEEILGIEAGYKIKARNFWANLNAYYTTWENRITSTSQFVGPEGNDKYPGLYNQYVYTVNRGVKQVHTGVELEVNYKPIRTLTLTGFASLGNWEYKGNSLVTNYDEQQNIVGTPKTENFDGLKVGDSAQTQLGLGGTFEIIRGLSVDADYRYNGDLYGSRVNEENGNLKLPSYNIMDAGVTYNVSLTPKNKFTFRFNVNNVLNHIYIQEASTNLQATEGTQTYKGINVNNQIYFGYGRTWNASVRFTF, encoded by the coding sequence ATGAAGCTTTTATTCGTAGGAGCTTTTGCCTTAACGGCATCATTATCTTTCGCACAGGTAACTGAACCTACTGATTCAGTTAAAGTTACTCCAATTGATTCTTTAGCAGTTGAAGAGGTTTTAGCAGACGACGTATCATTAGGTGAAACGTTAATCGTTGGAAAAGGGGTAATCGATTTACAAGATGATCGTAAAACTCCAATTGCAGCAACAACAATCAAAAAGGAAGCTTTAGAAAATAAAGTGGGTGCAGCAGACATTACTCAAGCGTTTGTTAACACTCCTTCTGTTTATGTTGCAGGACAATCTGGTGGTTTTGGTGAATCAAGAATTGTAACACGTGGATTTGATCAATCTAATACAGCATTCTTATTTAATGGGCAACCAATTAACGGAATGGACAATGGTAGTTTATACTGGTCTAACTGGTCTGGATTATCTGATATCGCAAGTGCTGTTCAAATTCAACGTGGTTTAGGATCTTCTAAATTAGCTATTTCTTCTGTTGGTGGAACTTATAACTTCGTAACGAAAGCAACTGATAAAAAACAAGGAGGCTTCTTTTCAGCTGGTATAGCGAATGACCATTATTATAAATCTACAATTGCATACAATACAGGTTTAATCAATAATAAATTTGGTGTTTCTGTAATGTTAACTCACTGGCAAGGGAATGGGTACAATGATGCAACTCAAGGAGAAGGTCAAAATTACTTCATTTCGTTAGGGTACAAACCTGCCAGAAAACATACATTAAACTTTATCTTAACAGGTGGACCTCAATGGCACGACCAAAACTCATCAAACAAAATCTCAGATTTATTAAAATACGGACGTAAATACAACCGTAACTGGGGAATGTTAAATGGTGAGGAATACAATGTAAGAAGAAATTATTACCACAAACCAGTAGCAAACTTAAACTGGGATTGGGATATCTCTAGCAAAACATCATTATCTACAGTATTATATGCTTCTTGGGGTAGAGGTGGAGGATCTTCATCAATTACTACAGGTAAAGATAAAAATGACGCAACTAAACCTTACGGAATTTTAGGTAATACTGAGCCTAACGGATTATTAAACTTACAACAAGTTTACGATAGACAATCAGAACAAGGAGGTGAAGCTTTAGATAGAGTTGTTTCTTCTATCAATAACCACCAATGGTTTGGTATGGTATCTAACTTAAATCACAAAATCAACAATAACTTTAGTTTCAATGTTGGGTTTGATTTAAGAACTTACGAAGGACAACACCAACGTCAAGCAAATAGTTTCTTAGGTGCGGATTACATCACTGAGACTGCAGATAAACAAAATCCTTCTTATCAAGTTGATCAAACATTCTCTCAAAGCCCATGGAAAGCTTTAAACAAGTTTGCTAAATCATACGAAGATCGAATTGGATGGTACTACAAACAACGTATTAATTACGGAGGATTATTCGGACAATTCGAATATTCTGGAGATCGTTTTACTGCATTCGTACAAGGATCTGTTTCTGAGCAATCAAATCAACGTATTGATTACTTCAACTATACAGCAGGTAACGAGAAATCTGAAAAAGTAACAAACTTTGGTTACAACATCAAAGGTGGAGCTAGTTTCAGAATTTCAGAAAACCACCAAGTTTTCGCAAATGCAGGGTACTATTCTCGTCAACCATACCAAAACAATATCTTCATGAACTATAAGAATGATGTAAACCCATTCGCTAAAAATGAAGAAATTTTAGGTATTGAAGCTGGTTATAAAATTAAAGCTCGAAACTTCTGGGCAAACTTAAATGCTTATTATACAACTTGGGAAAACCGTATTACTTCAACAAGTCAATTCGTAGGACCTGAAGGAAATGATAAATACCCAGGATTATATAACCAATACGTTTACACTGTAAACCGTGGTGTAAAACAAGTACATACAGGGGTTGAATTAGAAGTTAACTACAAACCAATTCGTACATTAACGTTAACAGGATTTGCATCTCTTGGTAACTGGGAGTACAAAGGAAACTCTTTAGTAACAAATTACGATGAGCAACAAAATATTGTTGGAACTCCAAAAACGGAGAACTTTGATGGATTAAAAGTAGGAGATTCTGCTCAAACTCAATTAGGTTTAGGAGGTACTTTCGAAATTATCAGAGGATTATCTGTTGATGCTGATTACCGTTACAACGGAGATTTATATGGTTCTCGTGTAAATGAAGAAAATGGAAACTTAAAGTTACCATCTTACAACATTATGGATGCTGGGGTTACATATAACGTTAGCTTAACTCCTAAAAATAAATTCACTTTCCGCTTTAATGTAAATAACGTATTAAACCACATTTACATTCAAGAGGCTTCAACAAACTTACAAGCAACTGAAGGTACTCAAACGTACAAAGGAATTAACGTAAATAACCAAATTTATTTTGGATACGGAAGAACATGGAATGCTTCTGTTAGATTTACATTCTAA
- a CDS encoding LD-carboxypeptidase, translated as MIQPPYLKKGDKIAIVAPAKRIVVGELEEAIQLIKDWGFVPVLGKNIYQQFDLGYLYAGTDQERAEDFQWALDDPEIKTIWCARGGYGCVKIIDLLDFTQFIQHPKWIIGYSDITVFHNHVNHLGIQTLHGVTAKRLGDVEYHYDSYPSVYRALTGDKMNYSIQSHAFNKIGEAEGELVGGNLSMIYSLLGSVSTLEASDKILFLEDWFENWYAVDRMLMNIKRNGILDQIKGLILGSFTRMDTEEENQENYFHPYDPKTYEVIQSIVKDYDIPICYGFPAGHTGHNIALKMGSNVRLKVDTNSVNLYSI; from the coding sequence ATGATTCAACCACCTTATTTAAAAAAGGGAGATAAAATAGCAATCGTTGCTCCTGCAAAACGAATTGTAGTAGGGGAATTAGAAGAGGCTATTCAATTAATCAAAGATTGGGGATTTGTCCCTGTTTTGGGTAAAAATATCTACCAACAATTTGATTTAGGCTACTTATACGCTGGTACAGATCAAGAACGTGCAGAAGATTTTCAATGGGCTTTAGATGACCCTGAAATAAAAACCATTTGGTGTGCACGCGGTGGATACGGTTGTGTTAAGATTATTGATCTATTGGATTTTACACAATTTATTCAACATCCAAAATGGATTATCGGATATTCAGATATTACGGTTTTTCATAACCATGTAAATCACTTAGGAATTCAAACTTTACACGGGGTAACAGCAAAACGTTTGGGGGATGTAGAATATCATTATGATTCTTATCCTAGTGTTTATCGTGCTTTAACGGGTGACAAAATGAATTACTCAATCCAAAGTCATGCGTTTAATAAAATTGGAGAAGCTGAAGGCGAACTTGTCGGTGGAAATCTTTCGATGATCTACTCATTACTTGGGAGTGTTTCAACATTAGAAGCTTCAGATAAAATTTTGTTTTTGGAGGATTGGTTTGAAAATTGGTATGCTGTAGATCGTATGCTAATGAATATAAAGCGAAATGGAATTTTGGATCAAATCAAGGGATTGATTTTGGGAAGCTTTACTCGAATGGATACAGAAGAAGAAAATCAAGAGAATTATTTTCATCCCTATGATCCCAAAACTTATGAAGTTATCCAATCCATCGTCAAAGATTATGATATACCAATTTGTTACGGATTTCCAGCGGGGCATACGGGGCATAATATTGCCCTTAAAATGGGATCAAATGTTCGACTAAAAGTCGATACAAATTCAGTAAATTTGTACTCTATATAA
- the upp gene encoding uracil phosphoribosyltransferase, producing the protein MKQDNLHVINHPLVKAKITQMRDKETTTKEFGELVDEISGLMCYEITRDLELEEVVVETPITKTVGYKMKGNDMAIVPILRAGLGMVKGIHQLIPTAKIGHIGLYRDHDTLQPVEYLCKLPTDLESRDVILVDPMLATGGSAIKAIEILKEKGAKSVRLACLVGCPEGVEAVANAYPEVPVYLAALDEKLNEDGYIVPGLGDAGDRLYGTK; encoded by the coding sequence ATGAAACAAGATAATTTACACGTCATCAACCACCCTTTAGTAAAAGCTAAAATTACGCAAATGCGTGACAAAGAGACTACAACTAAAGAGTTTGGGGAGTTAGTGGACGAGATTTCTGGATTAATGTGTTACGAAATTACACGTGATTTAGAATTGGAAGAGGTAGTAGTAGAGACGCCAATAACTAAAACGGTAGGTTATAAAATGAAAGGAAATGATATGGCTATCGTACCAATCTTACGTGCTGGTTTAGGAATGGTAAAAGGTATTCATCAGTTGATTCCAACGGCTAAAATTGGTCATATTGGATTGTATCGTGATCATGATACATTACAACCGGTAGAATATTTATGTAAACTTCCAACAGATTTAGAATCTCGTGACGTTATTTTAGTGGATCCTATGTTAGCAACAGGAGGATCAGCTATCAAAGCCATTGAGATTTTAAAAGAAAAAGGAGCTAAATCGGTTCGCTTGGCTTGTTTAGTAGGATGTCCAGAAGGGGTTGAAGCTGTTGCTAATGCTTATCCAGAAGTTCCTGTTTATTTAGCAGCTTTAGATGAAAAATTAAATGAAGATGGATACATTGTTCCTGGTTTAGGGGATGCAGGTGACCGTCTTTATGGTACGAAATAA
- a CDS encoding YraN family protein, producing MSTSYDFGREAERFAVDYFRSLGYKIICQNYFYQKAEIDLILETTNQIVIVEVKALTSEKFKHPEDSVTIKKKKLLVLAANQFILENNIDVEIRFDILALIKQNNRWITNHIVDAFNAFEL from the coding sequence ATGAGTACATCTTACGATTTTGGTCGTGAAGCGGAGCGTTTTGCAGTCGATTATTTCCGTTCTCTTGGATATAAGATCATTTGCCAAAATTATTTTTATCAAAAGGCTGAAATTGATTTAATTCTAGAAACAACCAACCAGATAGTAATTGTTGAAGTAAAAGCTTTAACCTCTGAAAAATTTAAACATCCCGAGGATTCAGTTACTATAAAAAAGAAAAAACTACTTGTTTTAGCTGCTAATCAATTTATTTTAGAAAATAATATTGATGTTGAGATAAGATTCGATATTTTAGCATTGATAAAGCAAAACAACAGATGGATAACCAATCATATTGTGGATGCTTTTAATGCGTTTGAATTATAA
- a CDS encoding DedA family protein — protein sequence MEVLLNLFDFVMHIDQHLNQFANDYGLWLYAILFLIIFVETGVVVMPFLPGDSLLFAAGMVAALADNDLNVWIIVGLLIIAAILGDTLNYTIGRSIGYKAVQIKIFGKQFVQPEHLNKTHEFYEKYGAKTIVIARFVPIVRTLAPFVAGIGKMSYKTFITYNVIGGVIWITSLTLAGYFLGSIQWVQDNFSKVVLAIIVISIFPLIFEIYKEKFSKKQA from the coding sequence ATGGAAGTACTTTTAAATTTATTTGACTTTGTAATGCATATTGATCAACATTTAAATCAATTTGCAAACGATTATGGCCTTTGGCTCTATGCTATTTTGTTCTTAATTATTTTTGTGGAAACAGGGGTGGTCGTTATGCCTTTTTTACCTGGCGATTCCTTGTTATTTGCAGCTGGTATGGTTGCAGCTTTAGCTGATAATGATCTTAATGTATGGATTATTGTTGGTCTATTAATTATCGCTGCTATTCTCGGCGATACGCTAAATTATACCATTGGTAGAAGTATAGGGTATAAAGCAGTTCAAATTAAAATTTTTGGTAAACAATTTGTTCAACCAGAACATTTAAATAAAACGCATGAATTCTACGAAAAATATGGTGCTAAAACGATTGTTATTGCTCGTTTTGTGCCTATTGTTCGCACATTAGCTCCATTTGTTGCTGGTATTGGTAAAATGTCTTACAAAACATTTATCACGTATAATGTTATTGGAGGAGTGATATGGATCACAAGTTTAACTTTAGCGGGGTATTTCTTAGGAAGCATCCAATGGGTACAAGATAACTTCTCAAAAGTCGTTCTTGCAATTATTGTAATTTCAATATTCCCTTTAATATTTGAAATTTATAAAGAAAAATTTAGTAAAAAACAAGCATAA
- a CDS encoding DedA family protein has product MEILDYLLHIDVYLQQMMESYPGWFYAILFLIIFMETGLVVLPFLPGDSLLFATGALAASFPSELNIFIALGLLLSAAILGDTVNYSIGKYFGRQLTQAKLFGHRLIKDEHILKTEQFFQKYGAKTIVIARFVPIVRTLAPFVAGFSSMHYSTFIRFNILGGFLWVFGITLIGYFLGNIPIVQKNFEYVVIGIILFSILPILIEWIKARLKA; this is encoded by the coding sequence ATGGAAATTTTAGATTATTTATTGCACATCGATGTGTATCTACAACAAATGATGGAATCTTATCCAGGATGGTTTTATGCCATTTTATTTCTCATTATATTTATGGAAACAGGCTTGGTTGTCTTACCTTTTTTACCTGGGGATTCTTTACTTTTTGCTACGGGGGCATTAGCCGCAAGTTTTCCATCGGAGCTTAATATATTTATCGCTTTAGGATTATTATTGTCAGCTGCAATTTTAGGTGATACAGTCAATTATTCCATTGGGAAATATTTTGGGCGACAGCTCACGCAAGCAAAATTATTTGGTCATCGACTGATTAAAGATGAGCATATTTTAAAAACAGAACAATTTTTTCAAAAATATGGTGCTAAAACCATTGTAATTGCTCGATTTGTACCAATTGTTCGAACGTTAGCTCCTTTTGTTGCAGGATTTTCGTCTATGCATTATTCAACTTTTATTCGATTTAATATTTTAGGAGGTTTTTTATGGGTATTTGGCATTACATTAATCGGATATTTTTTGGGAAATATTCCAATTGTTCAAAAGAATTTCGAATATGTAGTGATTGGAATCATTCTATTTTCAATACTTCCTATCCTTATTGAATGGATCAAAGCACGTTTAAAAGCGTAG
- a CDS encoding GNAT family N-acetyltransferase, whose amino-acid sequence MITIREVKSSDDWKTFINLPFQIYKNNSFWVPPIKKNEIKSFNPSNDIFKTVDATFLLAYKDGKAVGRIVAIINWTEVNELHKSKVRFGWLDYENDLEILKALLDEVEKIGKQHRLEYMEGTMGFSNMDKAGMLTEGFDYRATMIGIYNHQYYPTHIQALGFKPEAEWLEYTFRFDSIDIDKARKLQAIIEKRYGVSNYQFKSINDLMPYVDEMFDLINKTYAELQSFVPIEKFQVEHYKKKYLKFIHPDFISCVKDAQGKMIAFAITMPSFSKGFQKANGSLFPFGWWHLMQATKKNNHAEFYLIGIDPEYQNKGINALIFTQLYESYKKRGVETIETNPLLEENTKIQHLWKNFDPKIHKRRKTFRKNI is encoded by the coding sequence ATGATTACAATTAGAGAAGTCAAATCTTCTGATGATTGGAAAACATTTATTAATTTACCTTTTCAGATTTATAAAAATAATTCTTTTTGGGTTCCTCCAATTAAGAAAAACGAAATTAAAAGTTTTAATCCTTCAAACGATATTTTTAAGACCGTTGATGCGACGTTTTTATTAGCTTACAAAGACGGGAAAGCAGTTGGTCGAATAGTGGCAATTATTAACTGGACAGAGGTTAATGAATTGCATAAATCGAAGGTCAGGTTTGGCTGGTTAGATTATGAAAATGATCTTGAAATTTTAAAAGCCTTGTTGGATGAGGTTGAAAAAATAGGAAAACAACATCGCTTAGAATATATGGAAGGGACAATGGGTTTTTCTAACATGGACAAGGCTGGAATGTTAACCGAAGGGTTTGACTATCGTGCAACAATGATTGGGATTTATAATCATCAATATTATCCAACACACATTCAAGCCTTGGGATTTAAACCTGAAGCGGAATGGTTGGAATATACTTTCCGATTTGATTCAATTGACATCGATAAAGCAAGAAAATTACAAGCAATTATTGAAAAACGATACGGAGTATCTAATTATCAATTCAAATCTATTAATGATTTAATGCCTTATGTGGATGAAATGTTTGATTTAATCAATAAAACTTATGCGGAATTACAAAGTTTTGTCCCAATTGAAAAATTTCAAGTCGAACATTACAAAAAGAAATATCTAAAATTTATTCATCCTGATTTTATTTCTTGTGTAAAGGATGCTCAAGGTAAAATGATTGCCTTTGCGATAACAATGCCTTCCTTTTCTAAAGGATTTCAAAAAGCCAATGGAAGTTTATTTCCTTTTGGATGGTGGCATCTGATGCAAGCGACAAAGAAAAATAATCATGCCGAATTTTATTTAATCGGTATTGATCCTGAATATCAAAACAAGGGAATTAATGCTTTAATTTTTACACAATTATATGAGAGTTATAAAAAGAGAGGTGTTGAAACCATAGAAACGAATCCGTTGTTGGAAGAAAATACTAAAATTCAACACTTATGGAAAAATTTTGATCCAAAAATTCATAAACGTCGAAAAACCTTTCGAAAGAATATATAA
- a CDS encoding CsbD family protein, whose product MDKLELEGKWNRIKGAVKQKYGEWFDDDQAYAEGKWDEVVGKIQEKTGRTKEDIEKEIEDWKEDEA is encoded by the coding sequence ATGGATAAATTAGAATTAGAAGGAAAATGGAACCGTATTAAAGGTGCAGTAAAACAAAAATACGGTGAGTGGTTTGATGATGATCAAGCCTATGCAGAAGGTAAATGGGATGAAGTTGTAGGAAAAATCCAAGAAAAAACTGGACGCACCAAAGAAGATATTGAAAAGGAGATTGAAGATTGGAAAGAAGATGAAGCTTGA
- a CDS encoding SOS response-associated peptidase translates to MCFFQKLDKKTQQIEQKFNAQFKFFQEYQPKTIINGFDFPQTPVIKNTDIFIIEMLGWGLIPHWANTEWNKAFTLNARRETLHDKPAFKNVAQNRCLVLTNGFYEWQHQGKHKMKFEIGFDDKLFAFGGIYDNHTYSIVTTEARGIMREIHNTKLRMPIALKTEEEMMAWLEGEELDGREDFKATPLDPLQLTLF, encoded by the coding sequence ATGTGCTTCTTTCAAAAATTAGATAAAAAAACTCAGCAAATAGAGCAAAAATTCAATGCTCAATTTAAATTTTTCCAAGAGTATCAACCCAAAACAATCATCAATGGGTTTGATTTTCCACAAACTCCTGTCATTAAAAACACTGATATATTTATTATTGAAATGTTAGGATGGGGATTGATTCCGCATTGGGCCAATACAGAATGGAATAAAGCCTTTACATTGAATGCAAGAAGAGAAACCTTACACGATAAGCCTGCCTTTAAAAACGTAGCGCAAAACCGTTGTTTGGTACTTACAAATGGATTTTATGAATGGCAGCATCAAGGAAAACATAAAATGAAATTTGAAATTGGCTTTGATGATAAATTATTTGCTTTTGGAGGTATATATGATAATCATACATACAGCATTGTCACGACGGAAGCACGAGGCATCATGAGAGAAATTCATAATACTAAACTACGAATGCCTATTGCGCTAAAAACAGAAGAAGAAATGATGGCATGGCTCGAAGGAGAAGAATTAGACGGTAGAGAAGATTTTAAAGCGACTCCTCTGGATCCACTTCAACTTACTTTATTTTAG
- a CDS encoding DUF3127 domain-containing protein, translating into MEITGRIKKIFDTQDITASFRKREFVVTTQEQYPQDILIEFIQDKTSLLDSYQPGAEVRVAINIRGREWINPEGVAKYFNTIQGWRIENLAQAAPQGGNGNYPPQDFAPAPAVDFGSSDDDDLPF; encoded by the coding sequence ATGGAAATTACAGGAAGAATCAAAAAGATATTTGACACTCAGGATATTACGGCTAGTTTCAGAAAAAGAGAGTTTGTTGTGACAACACAAGAGCAATATCCACAAGATATTTTAATTGAGTTCATACAAGACAAAACTTCTTTATTAGATTCATATCAGCCAGGTGCAGAAGTACGTGTAGCGATTAATATTCGCGGTCGTGAATGGATTAATCCAGAAGGTGTCGCTAAATATTTTAATACTATCCAAGGATGGAGAATTGAGAATTTAGCACAAGCAGCTCCTCAAGGTGGAAATGGAAATTACCCTCCACAAGATTTTGCTCCAGCACCAGCTGTTGATTTTGGATCATCTGATGATGACGATTTACCATTTTAA